CAGGACTCCAACCGTAAATAAAGATCTCAAAGTATTCATACTGGATATCATTCGCCATTTTTGAGTATTGAAGTCAAAAACTTCGGCACTTTTTAAATCTTCATATCTATCATTTGATCCGCCTACcttaaattaaatgcataatttattgataagcGCTAATTAACAGAAATAACAattaatctaataaattataatttaacattacttACAGCAtagatattatcatttattacacCAACACCTAAAAATTGTCGTTCAACTACCATGTCGTCAGTTAGTTGCCAACGTGGTGGATTTTCAGTTATATCTAGCATATGAACACACCGA
This DNA window, taken from Acyrthosiphon pisum isolate AL4f unplaced genomic scaffold, pea_aphid_22Mar2018_4r6ur Scaffold_18972;HRSCAF=19654, whole genome shotgun sequence, encodes the following:
- the LOC100570678 gene encoding ring canal kelch homolog; translation: MTEKWHFGPELITNHRRHSLVVIKHNLVFDVGGYEIGLSPFRCVHMLDITENPPRWQLTDDMVVERQFLGVGVINDNIYAVGGSNDRYEDLKSAEVFDFNTQKWRMISSMNTLRSLFTVGVLNDLLYVVNFFYDFNFVLYLL